One window from the genome of Scatophagus argus isolate fScaArg1 chromosome 13, fScaArg1.pri, whole genome shotgun sequence encodes:
- the LOC124070042 gene encoding inhibin beta C chain → MFRSLPLHRLVPCMLLFLISLSSSGESWPHMAHVGAPDVDRKDSQRVLLLEAVKKGILKSVGMDREPRPAQKASETELTKMYQLYREKLREMRGNSSQMMKETWESTMSTVLFPATDEPIKVCWRGGQTTSGQRMQWHRAVFLKSPNIQTELTLAKAELKISRQVFDKPTSVQPEVRQEIKVKVNRKKPMNSAAWTHINSPDRVNVSRVQDSILDISPEVEKWIRTDGGQALIVDVGITVGGKDTPEANPTISLELGLIKPKPARRIRVPRSNKEDVCDERGWCCRKSVTVSFKDIGWTDWVVAPAEYTMHFCDGTCPHNYKPASMHTQVKSRLHQITKGGTPGPCCVPAAYEPMVLMHYDSRGKLKLTPFDDLIVSKCYCA, encoded by the exons ATGTTCAGATCACTCCCACTCCATCGACTTGTACCCTGCATGCTGCTGttcctcatctccctctccaGCTCAGGCGAGAGCTGGCCTCACATGGCCCATGTAGGCGCACCTGATGTGGACAGAAAGGACAGCCAAAGGGTCCTGCTTCTTGAGGCGGTGAAGAAAGGGATCCTCAAATCAGTAGGTATGGACAGGGAGCCCAGGCCAGCCCAAAAGGCCTCTGAGACAGAGCTGACGAAGATGTATCAGCTCTACCGCGAAAAactgagagagatgagaggaaactCTAGCCAGATGATGAAGGAAACCTGGGAATCCACCATGTCTACTGTGCTCTTTCCAGCTACAG atgaGCCAATAAAAGTGTGTTGGAGGGGTGGACAAACAACGTCAGGTCAACGCATGCAGTGGCACAGAGCTGTTTTCCTTAAGAGCCCCAATATCCAGACTGAACTGACACTAGCTAAGGCTGAGCTAAAAATTTCCAGGCAGGTTTTTGACAAACCCACATCAGTTCAGCCTGAGGTGAGACAAGAGATTAAAGTTAAAGTCAACAGGAAGAAGCCAATGAATTCTGCTGCATGGACACACATAAACTCACCAGACCGTGTCAATGTGTCAAGGGTTCAAGATTCGATACTAGACATCAGCCCTGAGGTGGAGAAGTGGATAAGGACTGATGGTGGCCAGGCACTGATTGTGGATGTAGGGATAACTGTAGGTGGAAAAGATACCCCAGAGGCAAATCCAACCATTTCTCTGGAGTTAGGCCTTATCAAGCCCAAACCAGCCCGGAGGATAAGAGTGCCCCGCTCCAACAAAGAAGACGTTTGCGATGAACGAGGATGGTGCTGCCGGAAGTCTGTGACCGTGTCCTTCAAAGACATTGGCTGGACGGACTGGGTCGTAGCCCCAGCTGAGTACACGATGCATTTCTGTGATGGGACCTGCCCCCACAACTACAAGCCAGcgagcatgcacacacaggtgaaGTCTCGGCTGCACCAGATCACCAAAGGAGGGACCCCTGGGCCGTGCTGTGTGCCAGCAGCCTATGAGCCTATGGTTCTCATGCACTATGACAGTAGGGGAAAATTAAAGCTGACTCCTTTCGATGACTTGATTGTCAGTAAATGTTACTGTgcctga